The genomic window GGCGGCTGCGCGGAGCCGTCGGCTTTCTGTCGCTCGCCCGCGCGGGGCGTTCGTCGGCGACGGGTGCGCTGCCGCTGCTGGCGCTGCTGATCGCGCTGACGACGGCGGCGTTCGGCGGTTCCGTACTCGCCGGGGTCTCGGACGCCCGCGACCGGGCGGCGCTGCTGGCGACGGGCGCGGACGCGCGGATCTCCGCTCCCGGCGACCTGGCGGCCCTGCCGGCCGGGATGGACCGCGCGGTGCGCGGGGCCACTGGGGTGGGGGAAGTGACCGCGGTGCGGATCGAACGCAACACGGATCTCTCGTCGGGCGGGTCGGTGACCCTGGTCGGGGTCGAGCCGGAGTCGTACGCCCGGCTGGCGGGAGAGCTGGGGCTCGGGGCGTTCCCGGCCGATGCGCTGACGGCGCCGGAGGGCGGCGACCCGGTGCTGAACGCCGTCGCCTCACCCGGGGTCGCCGAACGGCTGGGCACGGCACCGCGGCAGATCACGACGCTCGCCGGGGACATCACCGTACGGATCGCGGCGGTGCGCTCCCGCACCCCGGCCGTCCCCGGCGCCGGGTTCCTGCTCGTGGACCGGGCCGGACTGCCTGAGCGGGCGGCACCCACCACGCTGCTGGCCACCGGTGACGCGCTCGATGCGCAGGCGCTGCGGGCCGCCGTACGCGGCGCCGGCAAGGACTTCTCCGTACGGCTGCGCAGCGAGGAGCGGTCCGCGTTCCGGGACTCGCCCCTCCAGTCGGGCGCCGAGCGGATCTACTCCGCCGCCGTCGCGGCCGGCGCGGGCTACGCCGTGCTCGCGCTGCTGCTCTCCCTGCTGCAGAGCGGACCTGAACGGACCGTGCTGCTGGCCCGGCTGCGCACCATGGGCCTCACCACCCGTCAGGGCCGCCGCCTCCTCGGCCTGGAGGCGCTGCCCCAGGCGCTGCTCGCCGCCACGGGCGGCATGCTCGTCGGCTGGGCCACGATCCACCTCCTCGCCCCCGGCGTCGACCTGGCCCGCCTGGCGCTCGCCGCCGCCCCGGGGCCCGGCTCGGGGGCCGGCGCGATGGAGGGCGCCTCGCTGCGTGCCGACGCGTGGTCGCTGACGGTGCCCGCGCTGGGCGTCGTGGTGCTCGCGGGGGCGGTGGCCGCGGGCCAGGCCTGGTGGGCGGGGCGACGCGGATCGATCACCGAACTCAGGGCAGGAGAGACGCGATGACGGACACGACGACCACTCTGGCGGAGCTGGAGCAGCGGGCCGCGGCGTGCCGCGACCGCCCCTCGTACGGGCACGACGCCCTGATCGCCTGCGACCGGCTCGTACGGATCTTCGCCACGGACGGCGTGGAGGTGCAGGCGCTCCAGGGCCTCGATCTGCTCGTCCAGGAGGGCGAGTTGATGGCCCTGGTCGGAGCGTCCGGCAGCGGCAAATCGACGCTGATGAACATCCTCGCCGGTCTGGACGTCCCCACCGCGGGCGCCGCGCGCGTCGCGGGCTGCGATCTGCTGGCGATGGACGCCGGGGCGCGGCTGCGCTACCGCCGTGAGGTCGTCGGCTTCGTCTGGCAGCAGACGGCACGCAATCTGCTCCCCTATCTGACGGCGGCCCAGAACGTGGCGCTGCCGATGCAGTTGCGCGGCCGTGGCCGCGCACACGGTCTCGGTCTCGGCCCCGGTCCCGGCCGTACGAAGGACAAGGCGCGCCGCGCGGAGGAGCTGCTGGCGCTGCTCGGGGTCGCCGACTGCCGTGACCGCCGTCCCCAGCAGATGTCCGGCGGCCAGCAGCAGCGCGTCGCGATCGCCGTCGCCCTCGCCAACTCCCCCTCGGTCCTCCTCGCCGACGAACCGACCGGCGAACTCGACTCGGCAACCGGCGAACAGGTCTTCGCCGCCTTCCGCCGCGCCAACGAGGAGCTCGGCACCACCATCGTGATCGTCACCCACGACCAGTCCGTCGCCGGCGAGGTCCGCCGCACCGTCGCCATCCGCGACG from Streptomyces formicae includes these protein-coding regions:
- a CDS encoding ABC transporter ATP-binding protein, with the protein product MTDTTTTLAELEQRAAACRDRPSYGHDALIACDRLVRIFATDGVEVQALQGLDLLVQEGELMALVGASGSGKSTLMNILAGLDVPTAGAARVAGCDLLAMDAGARLRYRREVVGFVWQQTARNLLPYLTAAQNVALPMQLRGRGRAHGLGLGPGPGRTKDKARRAEELLALLGVADCRDRRPQQMSGGQQQRVAIAVALANSPSVLLADEPTGELDSATGEQVFAAFRRANEELGTTIVIVTHDQSVAGEVRRTVAIRDGRTSSEVLRRTEIDAEGQESVVAREYATLDRAGRLQLPAEYTAALGMEHRVMLELEPDHIGVWPDAADR